Proteins encoded together in one Chryseobacterium taklimakanense window:
- a CDS encoding LytTR family transcriptional regulator DNA-binding domain-containing protein → MRVHRSYIVALDKIEQIERNQLIINNQRINISEAYPDHFRKFMDAHQFL, encoded by the coding sequence ATGCGGGTACATCGTTCCTACATCGTCGCTTTGGATAAGATTGAACAGATCGAACGTAATCAGTTGATTATCAATAATCAAAGAATCAATATTTCCGAAGCGTACCCCGATCATTTCCGTAAATTTATGGATGCTCATCAGTTTTTGTAA